ACAGACGCACATACATATTCAATTCAATGGTGATTCCTGCATACCATAGCCACGAGGGACTGAAGTTCTATCTCCAGGGTTTGCAGATTGCGTTTAAGTTCCGTCAGCTCATTTCTGGCCGCTGTGGCTGCTCCAGCGTCATCAAAAATCTGTTGTTGCAGGGTTGCACTCTGAAGTGTAATTGTCAGAAGAGTTAGTGATTGGTTTGACTGTCTGCTGAACCAGCCCTCTGTGTGTAATTTGCCACAGACATACCTTCTCGTTGAACCAGGCTTCCGCGTCTTTGCGGTTCTGCTCAGCCAAGTCCTCATACTCAGCCCTCATGCTGTTCAGCAGAACAGACAGGTCCACCCCCGGGGCTGCGTTCATCTCCACGTTCACATTCCCCCCAGCTGCACATTGCAGGACTTGCATTTCCTAGAAAAGGGATCGGTATTAACACGCAAAGGAGGATTTTGCTTGATATTCACACCCCGCTATGAAATGGACGGTGGACTCGCAGAAGGAAATCAGTCCCTGTACAAAGCCACCCTGTAGGCTTCTTTAcctcttggtgattttttttgaGGTATGTCAGTTCCTCACTGAGGGTCTCGCACTGTATCTCCAAGTCGGTTATGCAAAGGGTCAGCTCATCCAACACTCTGCGAAGATTGTTGGTGTCGGCCTGAACACTCTGGTGCAGGGCAAGCTCGTTTTCATACCTTCAAGGTTATTAAGGTGCTTAAGAGTTGTGATCATAGACAGGGGCAAAGCACAACTTTGTAAGACATTTCATACGCTAAAAGACAGGATGTTCTGCACACACTTCTGAAGCTTCTCATAATAGCAAACTGTTAAGTTTGAGATAGCTACCTATTTGTGAATTGCATTTTGGAAATGTTATTTCTACAGAGTTGATTTTCTTTCATCCAAGGTGCTAaacagttaaataaaatgttgctagatttaaaaaaacatatgatagctctttttataagggcatatttaattcaatttctttgttgatttaGTCTagctttataaaaacattttggtttttaaatcaaaagatatGTTCTTTAATCCAATGGttgtatttttacctttattgctataattaattactttttttttcacctaCTTTAGCTTGAAGTCATCGGCAGCCAGTCTGGCATTGTCATTTTGTAGAGCAATACTGGCATTACAGCTGGTTGCAGAAATAATCTAAATAGGGTAGATTGTGCAAAATGTTAGGTACTGAAAGTTAAAGGAGCCTCCAGATTTCATTGTGATTCTATATCTTCTTAGCCCATCAAGCATctattttagtatcttttttcTATGTTAACGGAATATGGATTTTCTTCAGGTAATAAATGTCTAGAAGTTAAGATCCACATGGATACTTCTATTACTCTTGATAAAAAGGTATGAGCTACATATAAGGAATAAAAGTAACTATCTATATtttggaattctttcttttttctttcttttttttgagacagaatctcgctctgtttcctgggctaaagtgccgtggcgtcagcctagctcacagcaacctcaaactcctgggctcaagcgatcctcctgcctcagcctcccgagtagctgcgactacaggcaccccactaccacacccggctaatttttctatctttagtagagattgggtctcactcttgctcaggctggtctcgaacccctgagctcaagtgatcctcccactttggcctcccagagtgctaggattacaggcgtgagccaccacacctggccttgaaattatttctttttcgtTATTTAATTCTGCAAATTTTTTATTGCCAGGCACCTCTCTTAGGACTGGGAATACAGAGTGAACAAATTCTACGTCATATAAATATGTTAAgctcatttgtattttctcttctttaagctATGCACACCCAAAGTCTGTAGTAAAAGTATGCAAGTGCATATTTCTTACCTGCCTTTTAAGATCTTCGATGACCGAGGAGTATCTACTATTGTCGTGATCATGTCTCTGGAAGGAACCAGGCCCACATTTCTCATACCAACCCTTGATCTTCTGCTCTAGGTCTGCGTTCTCTTCCTCCAGAGCTCGCACATGGTCCAGGTAGGACGCCAGGCGGTCGTTGAGGTTCTGCATGGTCATCTTTTCATTCCCAGAAAGGAGGCCGTGCTCATTGCCAAGAAAACCAGCACACACACCACTTCCCGACCCTCCACCACCATTGCAGTAGCTTCCTCCAGAAGAAATGCCCCCAAGAGTACAAGAAAAGCTGCTCCCTGCTCCTGACCCAACACACACATTTCCAGCCACGAAGCCTGTTCCTCCACCGGACAGCCTAACAGATGCAGCTCGTGAGCAGATCTGCCTGGATCCACCGGAAAGTCGAAAAGACATGGCGACAGCACAGCCCAGCGACCCTTTCCCAGAGAGGAGCGAAGCCAAGTACACCTTTCACAGAGCTTAGCTCCATTGTCCTTTTATAGGATTCATTAGGTTGTTTCAGTCTTAACTATGCCCACCTGTAATAAAATTTACTTGCATTCTAATTGTTGTTTTTCATAATTGGGTGATTTTTTAATAGTGCCCAGTCTGTAGGTGGAAAGATACCCCaaggatatttttatatgtataaaaaaggTGTCAGGTGGAGTAACACCAAATCATAGCCTCCAAGGTCAATATTAAATATGAGTAAATGTACCTGTTTTTGACCTCTCGAATAGACCCTAGTCCCCCCATATAACAAAGGGAATTAATAATTCAAGTAAGAAATGTCTTGTACTTTCGTCATGCAAATCCTCATGGAGTATCtatattatttccactttactgaatattttctttcttattgcaATTACAGACTCTCTGTATCTAGTGATCTTTTGATCGTGGGAgcttttaatttggttttctaagACTTggtaactgaaataataaaactcttgCTGTAACTTGCTTATCAATTTCACTAAAATTCATGAATATATGGTGTTGATGGAGAATTATTTGGATTAAGATTTCTTGGTTTGGTCCAGCAGTACTTCAATTCAATTAACTTCTGAGTCTCCACATTATTCACTTCCCTACCTCAAAAACATTGTTTACTGTCTTTTCgtttaaatgtatgtatttaaggCATTATGAGTTATTTTGAGAAGTGAGCATTACATTGATCATTGAGGAGTAAGATATATGAAGTAGAGGGTTGTTCTCATCGCTACCTAGAAAACCAATAATTATGGTCCTTTAGATAGAGAATGAGTTGTCATAGGGAAGTAGACTCCTTATTCTCCTGCCTTGATGCCCTTGGGAAGGTATCCAGTCTTGTCATGCTTCATTTCCCTACTaggcaaatgaaaataataacattgaaCAATCTCAAATGAATGTTGGGCAACTCCAATAATGAATGACTAAAACAGTCTGAAGGGCACAAACATTTTgcaaatgttaattatttaaattataataaagtgGACATGTCAGACAGGGCCAGGTCTCTATCACTTATAATGGTACAAATTGATTGGTTAATTAATTACAGGTTTAGTTTtgaaacagtaattttttttctgaatgtgaTTTTTCAATGTTATGGATATTGATCACTTTGAAAAACATCCAACATGATTGTCACTAAAAGATATGGAACATGTGGTGGGCTGCTTTGATTTTTTTGACccaaaatatttaagtttaataaatataaaactgtaattTGTACCCTCGGCTCATGTTTAGAACAGTACGTGGTAAGTTAAAAGACATAGCTCGTATTAAGAGacttattactgatttttttgtgaTCTGGtcaaatttttaatcttttgcccCTGCTTCCcatgaataaaacaagaaaaaggtaTATTGTCAGTGTCATAGCATACCAGGCTTTTGTTTCTTAGATAAGGGTTATTATGAGATTGCAAAGTTATTATTAACATAATCTGTgtctagatattttataaatagtaattAACTTATCTTTTGTGAAATAAGTTAGGCATATATTATTAAACCACTTTGGAGATGAGCTGGCCCTGAAGCTCAGGGGCAACACAGATCACAAAGCATTTCTATATCAAAGCAAGACTAGAACACATGATGCTTAACTCCTTGGAAGATTGTCTCGCCTGTTTA
The Eulemur rufifrons isolate Redbay chromosome 9, OSU_ERuf_1, whole genome shotgun sequence DNA segment above includes these coding regions:
- the KRT26 gene encoding keratin, type I cytoskeletal 26, giving the protein MSFRLSGGSRQICSRAASVRLSGGGTGFVAGNVCVGSGAGSSFSCTLGGISSGGSYCNGGGGSGSGVCAGFLGNEHGLLSGNEKMTMQNLNDRLASYLDHVRALEEENADLEQKIKGWYEKCGPGSFQRHDHDNSRYSSVIEDLKRQIISATSCNASIALQNDNARLAADDFKLKYENELALHQSVQADTNNLRRVLDELTLCITDLEIQCETLSEELTYLKKNHQEEMQVLQCAAGGNVNVEMNAAPGVDLSVLLNSMRAEYEDLAEQNRKDAEAWFNEKSATLQQQIFDDAGAATAARNELTELKRNLQTLEIELQSLVAMKHSYECSLAETEGNYCGQLQQIQDQIRAMEEQLQQIRTETEGQKLEYEQLLDIKIFLEKEIEIYCNLIDGEERKCKSTCYESKACKAANSGNQVKDSTEETVVKTVVEELDQLGNVLSLRVHSVEEKSSKISNITVEQRVPSKDHNEKKLL